The DNA segment CCGAATACATTCAGGAAAAAATAGACGCGACATTATAGCGATGCATGAGCAATGAGTCGAGAACCGCACGCCAACTGTCCGCGGCGTGATTCACAGTTTCGAGCGATACCTCAGCAACTCGGGTACAAAATTAGAGCGTTGTAGCACCAAGTCCACGGGCCAAAGTCACGAAATCGCGTGCGCACCTAAGTCATAAAGTTGCTACGCAAAAAGAAACGGCCACTCGGGCCGTTTCTCGTCAAACACGCTATTAATACAGCAAAAACGGCTAAGAGTTCCACCTTCGTGGTAATTTACTTGCCTTTTCGCCGCCTATTTAAGCAAGTTAGCTTAGGCTAGGGTGCCAGCCCCGCGACAGGGCGGTGATGCAGGAACCGTATCTTGCAACGCCTCCCACTCTTTATGGGTGTAGGTATGTAGGGCTAACGCATGTACGCCGTCGGCCAGTTCCTCTGACAAAACGCCATATATAGAACGATGACGCGTCAAGAAGCGCTCACCTTGGAAACGATCGCTAACCATGACAACTTTAAAGTGACTTTCAGAACCTGCCGGTACGTTATGGCGATAGCTTTCATCAACCACCTCAAGATAGAAAGGTTCAAACGCGGCGCGTAACTTTGCTTCTATCTGTTCTCTCATCATAAGATATCCCCTCATACTGCATCGGCAGAAAGAGCGCTGCTCTTAATGGAATGTATTTCCCTCTCGGAACCGCTCAGCTATCACCTTTATTTTCAGTGACAGCCCACATCAGGCGCGGACAAGCGCCCAATCGAAAAACACATCTTAACGTTAAGCGTAGCTGTTTTTTGCAACTAACGCCGCTGCGAAACATTTTTATCGTGTTTTGCGTAGCGTAACTTATAAAAAATTTCTGTCTATCATTCAAATGGGTGGCTTGGAAAGTCAGTTTAATGTTTAAGCAGATAGGCAAAACGCCACCACGATAGTGATTTAACTATCCTTAAGATAAAAATATTTATTGGGGGCTTCAACATCCTAATGGCAATGCTATGATGGCGGATATTTTGTCCGTAAAGTCCGTTGATTCATCATAGTCATACTCAGTCTTAACTCGGTCATAGATGAAGGATGAGCACGGCATCTTCCCACGTAAAAATGGTTATTAACTCGATGAATATGATCACAAAACTGTTTTTCCCGCTTTTGGCCGTTTTCGCTTTGGCCGGATGCGCAACCAGCTCGAATACGATAGACGTTAACCCTAAGATGACGTTGCCGCAGCAGGATCCAACCTTGCAAGGCATTACGATCAGCATTAACGGTGCCGACGTTCGCCAGGATAAAGCGCTGGCAAAAGTGAATCGCGATGGCGAGTTAGTTACGCTGACGCCTTCACGCGATCTGCGTTTCTTGCTGCAGGAAGTGCTGGAAAACCAAATGACCCAGCGCGGTTATATGGTGGGTCCAAGCGGTGCCGTTGATTTGCAGATCGTAGTCAACCAGCTGTATGCCGATGTAAAAGAAGGCAACCTGCGCTACAACATCACCACCAATGCTGATATTTCCATTATCGCACAGGCGAAAAATGGCAATAAGCAGGTGAAAAACTATCGCTCTGTTTACAACGAGCAAGGTGCATTTACCGCGTCAAACAGCAAAATCACTAATGCCGTCAACAATACTATGTCGGATATCGTGTCTAACATGGCGCAAGACACTAGCATCAGCGACTTCATCAAAGCCAACGCACGTTAATCTCTATGCTCAGAGTCATTCGGACCGTTGGATAAAAGCGCAATCGAATGATAATGGGCATACACCGTTTTCACCCCGCACTGCCCGACCTTGGGCAGTGCATGGGAATCAATTGAATGTCTAATTCAAACTTAGCTATTTTCACCCAACGTAACACGGTCATTTTATTACTGTTGGGTTTTGCCTCAGGCCTTCCTCTCGCATTAACCTCCGGTACACTTCAGGCTTGGATGACCGTTGCCAACGTCGATCTCAAAACGATTGGCTTCTTTTCACTGGTTGGCCAGGCCTACGTGTTTAAATTCCTTTGGTCACCGATGATGGATCGCTATACGCCTTCTTTCCTTGGTCGCCGCCGTGGCTGGCTTTTAGTCACGCAAATCCTGCTGCTAATCACTATCTTTGCCATGGGATTACTCAATCCTATCCAGCATCTGTGGTGGCTCGCTGGTTTGGCCGTCATTGTCGCATTCTGCTCAGCCTCCCAAGATATTGTCTTCGACGCCTATAAAACCGATTTGCTTAGCGCCGAAGAACGCGGAACCGGCGCAGCTGTTTCCGTTTTGGGTTATCGACTTGCCATGCTGGTTTCCGGTGGGTTAGCGCTGTGGTTAGCCGATCGCTATTTTGGCTGGCAGGGTACCTATTGGCTGATGGCTGGCTTAATGCTGATCGGTATATTGGCTACATTATTTGCACCAGAACCTCAGGTATCAGCGCCTGCGCCACGCACGCTTGAACAGGCCGTGATTGAACCGCTTAAGGATTTCTTTGGCCGAAACAATGCATGGTTAATTTTATTACTCATTGTGATGTACAAGATGGGTGATGCTTTCGCCGGTAGTTTGAGCACAACGTTTCTGATCCGCGGTGTCGGATTCGACGCGGGTGAAGTTGGTATCGTCAACAAGACACTAGGGTTGTTTGCCACCATCGTCGGCGCTTTGTTTGGCGGCGTACTGATGCAGCGCTTGTCCCTTTTCCGCGCATTAATGCTGTTTGGTATCTTGCAAGGGGTATCCAATTTTGGCTACTGGCTGCTGGCGGTAACCGATAAAAACCTGCTTACCATGGGCAGCGCTATTTTTCTCGAGAACCTCTGCGGGGGAATGGGCACCGCGGCGTTTGTCGCCTTGTTAATGACGCTGTGTAACAAGTCATTCTCAGCAACCCAATTCGCCCTGCTCTCGGCACTTTCAGCGGTAGGTCGTGTCTATGTAGGGCCGGTTGCGGGTTGGTTTGTTGAATTACATGGCTGGCCGTTGTTCTATCTTTTCTCAATCGTCGCCGCCGTTCCTGGACTCTTGCTGCTGGTCGCCTGCCGCAAAACCTTGGAGTACACGCAAACCACCGGTGAATTCTCGCGCCGAACCCGTTTTGCTCGGGCCTATAAGCTGGCCTCTCAATCACTGTTGGTCGGATGCATTCTGATCGCATTGTGGCTACTGGGGCTAGCCGCAGAAAGCCTCTCTGGTTTCAGTGCTGACGTCATCATGGCTTGGCTGTTAAATATTGGCTTATTGCTGAGTTTATTTGGCATTTTACTTGGCGCAGGTTTAGATTATCGCAGCCAACGCGATCTACAGCAGGTCATTTAATTCCGTTGCTAAATTAATTTAAGCCTTAAAATAATAAAAAAAACGCTGTCTATATTTTAGACAGCGTTTTTTTATTCTTCACATTTACCGCTTAATTATTCCCTAAATAATTTTTTACTGATATTCCGCTGTATTTTCGCCCTCAAATAACTGCTTATTTTTCACGCTAAATTAAATTTAGCGTCGGAAAAACGAAGAACAAAAAATTAACAAATAGAGATCTCTTTCACGTTTCGTGCCTTCTAAGGGAAGAAATAAGCCTAAATGTAACGAGTTACATGTCCCTACGATCTGTGTCACATATTCCTATTTTAAGCTGGTAATACATGGGCTAACCGCAGATTAGGGGCTAGGCTAAAAGTGACAAAACGTGATTTTCAGAGGCAGAGAAATATCTTTTGTTACATTTACTTTGTTACAACAAAGTGAAAATAAGCCTCTGATTTGATAGCTACATTTCGCCTAAAAGACACCATGAAATGCGACATTTTGAACAAACCAACTGGACTTTTTAAACAATAGAGTGACAGACCTTTAAGAATGTTTACAGATCTGCAACCTTCCCGTAAAATGCCCCTACATTTGGGACGACAGAGAGCCTTCGATTGAGGTCGTTAGATGAGACTCAGTAAATTAAATAAAAGCTTTGGGATATTATCTTTAATCGCAGCCTCAGCCTTGCTGAGCGGTTGTGATATGGCGCTTCTGGATCCTAAAGGACAAATAGGTCTAGAGCAGAGATCCCTGATACTGACTGCCCTTGGGCTGATGTTAATCGTGGTGATTCCAGTAATCGTAATGACAATTGTATTTACGCGTAAATTCCGCGCGTCAAATACCGATGCCAAATACACTCCCAACTGGTCTCACTCTAATAAAATTGAAGCTGTCGTTTGGACAGTGCCAATTATCATTATCGCTATCCTCGCAACATTAACGTGGAAAACGACTCACGAACTGGATCCGTATAAACCACTGGTCTCCGACGTTAAACCGATCCGTGTCGATGTAATTTCACTCGACTGGAAATGGTTGTTCGTTTATCCAGATCTGGGGATTGCAACCGTTAATGAACTGGCTTTCCCAGCTAATACTCCGGTTAATTTCCGCATCACGTCAAACTCGGTAATGAACTCATTCTTCATTCCGCGTTTAGGTGGGCAGATTTACGCGATGGCAGGCATGCAGACCCAACTGCATTTGATTGCCAACGAACCGGGTAAATATAACGGGATTTCCAGCAGCTACAGCGGTCCAGGATTCTCTGGAATGAAATTCACCGCTATCGCAACGCCCGATAATGCCACCTTTGATCAGTGGGTTGCCAACGTTAAGAAAGCACCTAATCAGCTGACCACCATGGCAGAGTTCGACGCATTAGCGAAGCCAAGTGAATATCATCCGGTTGAGTACTTCTCTAGCGCTAATCCTGAATTGTTTGTCGATGTGATTAACAAATTCATGGGTAGCAAGAAGATGGACATGAAGAAAGACGAGCATATGGATATGGACATGGGTGAGCACGCTCACGCAGGAGCCGAGGAATAACAGATGTTTGGAAAACTAACACTCGACGCCGTCCCGTACCATGAACCGATTGTTATGGTTACGGTTGCCGGCATTATCTTAGGCGGTCTGGCCCTTCTGGCTTTGATTACCTATTTTGGAAAATGGAAATACCTATGGACGGAGTGGCTAACCTCGGTTGACCATAAACGTCTGGGTATCATGTATATCATCGTGGCGTTTGTCATGCTGCTGCGCGGCTTTGCCGATGCCATCATGATGCGTAGCCAGCAGGCGCTTGCGTCCGCCGGTGAAGCCGGATTCCTCCCACCGCACCACTACGATCAGATCTTCACCGCTCACGGCGTAATCATGATCTTCTTCGTGGCGATGCCGTTCGTGGTAGGTCTGATGAACGTCGTTGTACCGCTGCAAATCGGTGCTCGCGACGTTGCATTCCCATTCCTGAACAACCTCAGCTTCTGGTTCACCGTTGCCGGTGTGGTTCTGATCAACCTGTCGCTGGGTGTGGGTGAATTTGCTCAAACCGGTTGGTTGGCCTATCCACCGCTATCAGGTAAGGAGTACAGCCCTGGCGTAGGGGTCGATTACTGGATATGGAGTCTACAGATATCCGGCTTAGGTACCTTGCTGACGGGTGTTAACTTCTTTGCCACTATCATCAAAATGCGTGCCCCTGGCATGTCGCTGATGAAAATGCCGGTCTTCACATGGACCGCATTGTGCACCAACGTTCTGATCATTGCTGCCTTCCCGATTTTAACCGTTACCGTTGCTTTACTGACGGCTGACCGCTACCTCGGCACCCATTTCTTCACCAACGATATGGGCGGCAACATGATGATGTACATCAACCTGATTTGGGCCTGGGGCCATCCGGAAGTGTACATCTTGGTTCTGCCAGTCTTCGGTGTGTTCTCCGAAGTGGTGGCAACCTTCTGTAAGAAACGTCTGTTTGGCTACACCTCGCTGGTATGGGCGACCGTGTGTATCACCATCCTGTCGTTCATCGTTTGGCTGCATCACTTCTTCACCATGGGGTCAGGCGCAAACGTCAATGCGTTCTTCGGTATAGCCACGATGATTATCTCGATTCCGACCGGGGTAAAAATCTTCAACTGGCTGTTCACCATGTACCAAGGCCGCATCGTGTTTAACTCTGCGATGCTGTGGACTATCGGCTTTATTATCACCTTTACCGTAGGTGGTATGACCGGGGTTCTGCTAGCGGTTCCAGGTGCAAACTTTGTTCTGCATAACAGCCTGTTCCTGATTGCACACTTCCATAACGTGATCATCGGTGGTGTGGTATTCGGTTGCTTCGCCGGTATGACTTACTGGTTCCCGAAAGCATTTGGCTTCACGCTGAACGAAACTTGGGGCAAACGCGCATTCTGGTTCTGGATCATCGGCTTCTTCGTTGCCTTCATGCCGCTGTACGGCTTGGGCTTCATGGGCATGACTCGTCGTCTGAGCCAGCAAATTGACCCTGCATTCCATCCTCTGCTGATGGTTGCTGCGGGCGGCGCTGCGCTGATTGCATGTGGTATTGCCTGCCAGCTGATTCAGATTTTCGTGTCTGTTCGCGACCGCGATCAGAACCGCGACCTGACTGGCGATCCATGGGGCGGCCGTACGCTGGAGTGGTCAACTTCTTCTCCACCGCCGTTCTATAACTTCGCTATCGAACCACAGGTTCATTCGCGTGATGCATTCTGGGAGCTGAAAGAAGAAGGTATCGCTTATAAGAAACCAGAGAAATATGCACCCATTCATATGCCACGTAACACGGGCGCAGGCGTCATCATTGCAGGCTTTAGCCTCGTCTTTGGTTTTGCCATGATTTGGGACATCTGGTGGCTGGCGATTGTCTGCTTCCTGGGCATGATTGCCACGTGGATCGTGCACAGCTTCAACGATGATGTTGATTACTACGTTCAAGTTCCTGAAATTGAACGTATTGAGAACCAACACTTTGAACAAATTAGCAAAGCAGGCGTGAAATATGACAACTGATACTTTACATCATACTCACGGTCAGGAGGCCCATGCGGAGCATGGGCACCACGACGCCGGTGACACGAAAGTGTTCGGCTTCTGGGTCTACCTGATGAGCGACTGTATTCTGTTTGCGAGCTTGTTCGCAACCTATGCAGTCTTGGTCAACGGCACCGCTGACGGCCCATCCGGCAAAGATATTTTTGAACTGCCGTTTGTGTTGGTTGAAACCTTCCTGCTGTTATTTAGCAGCATCACCTATGGCTTCGCCATGCTGGCGATGAACAAAGGTAAAGTAGGCACCGTAAATACATGGTTAGGTTTGACCTTCCTGTTCGGCGCTGGCTTCATCGCGATGGAAATCTACGAATTCCATCACCTGATTGCCGAAGGTTTTGGCCCTGACAAAAGTGCATTCCTGTCTGCCTTCTTTACCTTGGTTGGCACGCACGGTATCCACGTTACCAGCGGCCTGATCTGGATTATCGTGATGATGATTCAGGTAGGCAAAAAAGGCCTGACCGCGCGTAACCGTACTCGCCTGATGTGTCTGAGCCTGTTCTGGCACTTCTTGGACGTGGTGTGGATCTGCGTATTCACCGTAGTTTATCTGATGGGGGCAATGTAATGAGTCACTCACCTACAACGGGTCACCATTCTACAGACAACAACGGTGCTAGCCACGGCAGCGCAAAGTCTTACATGATTGGCTTTATTCTGTCGGTCATCCTCACGGTTATCCCGTTCTGGATGGTGATGGAAGGTACCGCGTCGCACCAAACGATTTTGATTACCGTGGTTGCGATGGCTGTGATTCAGATTTTTGTTCATCTGGTGTACTTCCTGCACATGAACACCTCGTCTGAAGAGCGTTGGAACCTGATAGCTCTGGCATTTACCGCCTTGATTATCGCCATTGTTGTCGTTGGCTCACTTTGGATTATGTACAACCTCAACATCAATATGATGGTCCACTAAAGAGCTGCCTGTGATGATGAAGCAATACCTGCAAGTAACAAAACCGGGCATTATCTTCGGTAACCTGATTTCGGTTATCGGTGGATTCTTCCTGGCCTCGAAGGGGAGCTTAGATGTTCCCCTGTTCATCGCGACCATGGTTGGCGTGTCGCTGGTTGTCGCCTCGGGCTGTGTATTTAATAACTACATTGACCGAGACATTGATAAAATTATGGAGCGAACCAAAAACCGCGTTTTGGTGAAAGGGTTAATCGCACCTAAAGTGACATTGACCTACGCTACGCTGTTGGGCCTTGCCGGTGTTGCATTGTTATATGTTGCGGCTAATCCATTAGCCGCGCTGTTAGCAGTGATTGGCTTCATCGTCTACGTTGGCGTGTACAGCCTGTATATGAAGCGTCATTCCGTATACGGCACGCTGATTGGCAGCCTGTCTGGCGCAGCTCCTCCTGTTATTGGCTACTGCGCCGTCAGCAACGAATTCGACGCTGGCGCGCTAATCCTACTGGCTATTTTCAGCCTGTGGCAGATGCCGCACTCCTATGCGATTGCCATCTTCCGCTTCAAGGATTACCAAGCCGCCAATATTCCCGTATTGCCGGTGGTTAAAGGGATTTCGGTAGCGAAAAACCACATTACGCTATATATCGTGGCGTTTATGGTTGCTACGCTGATGCTGTCTCTTGGCGGGTATGCGGGCTATAAATATCTGGTTGTTGCAGCGGCGGTAAGCGTGTGGTGGTTAGGTATGGCGCTCTCTGGCTATAAAAAAGCGGTGGACGATCGCGTATGGGCACGCAAACTGTTTGTGTTCTCCATCGTGACCATCACTTGCCTGAGCGTCATGATGTCGGTTGACTTCCAGTCTCCGGCAACAGAAAGCCTGCTTACAATGCTGCGTTGATCATTGAGCCTTAATGATTAATCGTGAAAAGCCGGATATCTCATCCGGCTTTCTTTTTTCCCCTCCCCCACTTCGTCCTGAGTCTGTTCAAAACGGGTCAGGTCAAGTAATCTAGCTCGGCTGTAATAACAATAGATACTATTCCTCGGGAATGCTTACCACCAATTGCCATCAGAGCAATGTTCATTAGAAAGCACCAATAACAAGAATAATTTCAACGCAGTGATAACGCTGGGTTGTTCCCGCACTAAAAGAAACTGAGGTTGTAATGAATGATTTTCAGATGACACCAGAGGAACGGAAAGCCACCTGGGGTCTAGGAACCGTATTCTCATTGCGTATGCTTGGGATGTTTATGGTTTTGCCGGTGCTCACCACCTATGGCATGTCTTTAGCGGGCGCTTCCGAAACGTTAATCGGGATCGCGATTGGGATTTATGGCTTAACACAGGCCGTCTTCCAAATCCCATTCGGCCTATTCTCTGACAGAATTGGTCGTAAACCGCTCATCGTCGGCGGGCTACTCATATTTGCTCTCGGCAGCGCTATTGCGGCCATGACAGACTCAATATGGGGCGTGATCCTTGGCCGTGCATTACAAGGCTCGGGGGCGATTGCCGCCGCTGTTATGGCGCTACTATCCGATTTAACCCGCGAGCAAAATCGCACTAAGGCGATGGCATTTATCGGCGTCAGTTTTGGTGTCACTTTTGCCATTGCAATGGTCGCAGGCCCAATTATTACCCATGCCGTTGGCCTCTCTGGCCTTTTCTGGATGATCGCGCTGTTAGCATTAGGTGGCGTTATCATCACACTGTTTTGCATCCCAACGCCGCGCCATCACGTGCTGAACCGTGAATCCAGCATGGTGAAGGGAAGCTTTAGCAAAGTGCTGGCAAACGGCCGGTTGCTTAAGCTTAACTTCGGCATTATGTGCGTGCATATCTTACTGATGTCGAGCTTTGTGGCACTGCCACCGCTGATGGAAGAAGCCGGTCTAGCACGAGATAATCAGTGGAAAGTCTATTTAGTTACCATGCTGATCGCGTTTGTCTGCGTTATCCCTTTCATCATCTATGCAGAAAAACAACGCCGTATGAAGCAGGTGTTTCAGGTATGCGTTATTTTAATGCTCGCCGCTGAGGTGATCCTTTGGTACGCCGATTTACATCTGTGGGGCATCATCTTTGGCGTCCAAGTCTTCTTTATAGCCTTCAACGTGATGGAGGCGTTATTGCCTTCGCTGATCAGCAAAGAGTCACCCGCGGGCTATAAAGGCACAGCGATGGGAATTTATTCCACCAGCCAATTTCTCGGCGTGGCCATCGGCGGAAGCTTAGGTGGATTCTTGTATTCGCATAACGGCGCTGCAACCGTGTTTACCGGGTGCGCAGTGTTAGCCGTGATCTGGCTTGCGGTCAGCATGACGATGAAAGAGCCGCCCTACGTCAGTAGCCTGCGCATTGTTATTCCCGATGCGATCCCTGCAACGCCGGAATTAGAGCAGGCGCTTAAGCAACTGCACGGCGTGGCTGATGTGGTACTGATTCCTGAAGAGAAAACGGCGTATGTGAAGATTGATTCTAAGCTCACAAACCGTGGAGACATTGAGTTGTTTGTGGCGGGGCAGACAGTCTAGCTCTGGTATTGTTCCCTTCCATGACCCCCACCCAGCCTCCCCCTTCGCAGGGGGAGGAGCAGATCGAATATCTGATTCAAAACCCAGCGTTAATCGCGGAAGTTATTAAACTGGAACGGTTGTCCCAAATCTGCACCACGAATAAGCGCCATCACGCCCTGCAAATCATCGCGTGATTTACCCGTTACACGCACTTGTTCACCCTGAACCTGCGCCTGCACTTTCAGCTTGCTGTCTTTAATCAGCTTGATGACTTTTTTCGCCATCGCGCTATCAATGCCTTTTTTCAGCGTGGCTTCAATGCTGTACGTCTTGCCGCTATGTTCAATCTGCTCAGGGATCTCTAATGCAGCACCATCGATGCCACGTTTCGCCAGTTTTTCGCGCATAATATCCACGAGCTGGTTGACTTGAAAATCAGAGACGCTGGAGATTTTGATACTTTCATTTTTCTCATTCAGCTCAAAGCTGGCTTCAACGTTGCGAAAATCCCAACGAGTTCCTAGCTCACGTGAAGCGTTCTCTACGGCGTTACGAACTTCTTGAATATCAATTTCAGAAACGATATCGAATGAAGGCATGTTAAATCTCCTCTCGGTTGAATGCCGAGCATAATAGCGGCTTCCTCCGGCGATGCAAGACCAGCCACAGTCCTTACACCATAACCGATGCTTCTCACTGCGATCTGCGTCATAAAAGTTTATACTGCTTAGATTGAATATTTCTGCTTTGCGCGCAAATCGCCTGATGTATCGGGAAGGAGGCCAAATGAAAATAACAGTTCTTGGTTGCGGGGCGCTAGGGCAGCTATGGTTATCGGCATTAGAACAAGCTGGGCACGATGTTCAAGGCTGGTTACGCGTACCTCAGCCCTATTGTCCGGTTAACATCATCCAACTTAACGGACAGTCATACAATAAAAACCTAGCGGCGAACGACCCTCTACATTTAGCGGAAAGCCAAATCTTATTAGTGACGCTAAAAGCTTGGCAGGTTTATAACGGTTTGGTTCCATTACTGGCGAAAATTCCCCCTCACTGCCGAATTATCCTGCTACATAATGGGATGGGCAGCCAGGATGAGTTTCCAAACCTGATTGAACAGCCCCTATTTCAAGGGGTCACCACCCACGCGGCGCGCCGTGATGGCAATACGATTATCCACGTTGCCGCGGGCACGACACATATCGGTCCAACGAATTCAGCGGCTATTGGGCAAAGCAACATTGCAGAAGTCTTGCATCAGGCACTTCCTGATGTGGCCTGGCATGACAATATCATGCCCGCTATCTGGAAAAAATTAGCCGTTAACTGCGTCATTAATCCATTGTCAGTTATCTATAACTGCCGCAACGGCGATTTGCAAAAATACATGCCGCACGTAGAAGCCATTGTAAAAGAAATCTCCGAGGTAATGGAGGCTGAAGGGTATCGAACGTCTCCCGAAAGCTTGCTGCATTACGTGACCAACGTGATGTGCATGACCGCCGATAATTACTCTTCAATGTACCAAGACGTGCAGGCTCAGCGACATACTGAAATTGATTACATCACTGGCTATCTGCTCAGGGCAGCGCGCAAGCATGGACTTAGCGTCACTGAGAATGCCCATATTTTTGAAACCATTAAACGAAAGGAACAAACCTATGAGCGCATCGGCTCTGGTGTGTCTGGCTCCTGGTAGCGAAGAAACCGAAGCAGTAACGACCATTGACTTGCTTGTTCGCGCGGGCATTAAAGTCACTACGGCAAGTGCTGCCAGCGATGGCGAATTAGTCATAACCTGCTCACGCGGCGTAAAACTGTTAGCGGATAAACCGCTGGTTCAGGTTGCCGATGAGTCTTATGACGTCATTGTTTTGCCCGGTGGAATGCAAGGCGCTGAGTGTTTTCGAGACAGTGAACTGGTCGTTGAGAAGGTGCGCCAAATGCATCTTGAGGGAAAACTGGTCGCCGCAATCTGCGCCGCTCCCGCATTAGTATTAGCTCACCACAAGCTATTCCCAATAGGAAATATCACCTGTTTCCCAACGCTAAAAGATCAGATCCCCGAGAATCAGTGGATCGACAAACGCGCTTATTTCGATGAGCGCGTTAACCTGCTGACCAGCCAAGGGCCAGGAACCAGTATCGACTTTGCGCTAAAAATTATCGACGTACTTTTAGGCAAAGAAAAAGCCGCCGAAGTGGCAGCCCAGTTAATTCCCGCATCGGGGATCTATGACTATCAGGAGTGGTAGCACGCAATCCCCACCCCAACCCTCCCCTTCTCAGGGGAGGGAGCCGAACCTAGCTCTACTTTAAGTGCTCGGTCTGCCCCTCCCCCTGCGAAGGGGGAGGCTGGGAGGGGGTTCAATTACGGGCGATACACCTTAACGTTGTTATATCCCTGCTCTTTCAGATACAGCGCCTGCAAGCGGCTCATCACGCCACGATCGCAGTACAACACATAGTTGCGGTTCTGATCGAGATCGCCAAACTGGGTCGCCAGTTTGTAGAATGGCAGGCTTTTCACTTCTAGCCCTTCAATCTTCA comes from the Hafnia alvei genome and includes:
- the bolA gene encoding transcriptional regulator BolA produces the protein MRGYLMMREQIEAKLRAAFEPFYLEVVDESYRHNVPAGSESHFKVVMVSDRFQGERFLTRHRSIYGVLSEELADGVHALALHTYTHKEWEALQDTVPASPPCRGAGTLA
- a CDS encoding lipoprotein translates to MITKLFFPLLAVFALAGCATSSNTIDVNPKMTLPQQDPTLQGITISINGADVRQDKALAKVNRDGELVTLTPSRDLRFLLQEVLENQMTQRGYMVGPSGAVDLQIVVNQLYADVKEGNLRYNITTNADISIIAQAKNGNKQVKNYRSVYNEQGAFTASNSKITNAVNNTMSDIVSNMAQDTSISDFIKANAR
- the ampG gene encoding muropeptide MFS transporter AmpG, with the translated sequence MSNSNLAIFTQRNTVILLLLGFASGLPLALTSGTLQAWMTVANVDLKTIGFFSLVGQAYVFKFLWSPMMDRYTPSFLGRRRGWLLVTQILLLITIFAMGLLNPIQHLWWLAGLAVIVAFCSASQDIVFDAYKTDLLSAEERGTGAAVSVLGYRLAMLVSGGLALWLADRYFGWQGTYWLMAGLMLIGILATLFAPEPQVSAPAPRTLEQAVIEPLKDFFGRNNAWLILLLIVMYKMGDAFAGSLSTTFLIRGVGFDAGEVGIVNKTLGLFATIVGALFGGVLMQRLSLFRALMLFGILQGVSNFGYWLLAVTDKNLLTMGSAIFLENLCGGMGTAAFVALLMTLCNKSFSATQFALLSALSAVGRVYVGPVAGWFVELHGWPLFYLFSIVAAVPGLLLLVACRKTLEYTQTTGEFSRRTRFARAYKLASQSLLVGCILIALWLLGLAAESLSGFSADVIMAWLLNIGLLLSLFGILLGAGLDYRSQRDLQQVI
- the cyoA gene encoding cytochrome o ubiquinol oxidase subunit II translates to MRLSKLNKSFGILSLIAASALLSGCDMALLDPKGQIGLEQRSLILTALGLMLIVVIPVIVMTIVFTRKFRASNTDAKYTPNWSHSNKIEAVVWTVPIIIIAILATLTWKTTHELDPYKPLVSDVKPIRVDVISLDWKWLFVYPDLGIATVNELAFPANTPVNFRITSNSVMNSFFIPRLGGQIYAMAGMQTQLHLIANEPGKYNGISSSYSGPGFSGMKFTAIATPDNATFDQWVANVKKAPNQLTTMAEFDALAKPSEYHPVEYFSSANPELFVDVINKFMGSKKMDMKKDEHMDMDMGEHAHAGAEE
- the cyoB gene encoding cytochrome o ubiquinol oxidase subunit I, which encodes MFGKLTLDAVPYHEPIVMVTVAGIILGGLALLALITYFGKWKYLWTEWLTSVDHKRLGIMYIIVAFVMLLRGFADAIMMRSQQALASAGEAGFLPPHHYDQIFTAHGVIMIFFVAMPFVVGLMNVVVPLQIGARDVAFPFLNNLSFWFTVAGVVLINLSLGVGEFAQTGWLAYPPLSGKEYSPGVGVDYWIWSLQISGLGTLLTGVNFFATIIKMRAPGMSLMKMPVFTWTALCTNVLIIAAFPILTVTVALLTADRYLGTHFFTNDMGGNMMMYINLIWAWGHPEVYILVLPVFGVFSEVVATFCKKRLFGYTSLVWATVCITILSFIVWLHHFFTMGSGANVNAFFGIATMIISIPTGVKIFNWLFTMYQGRIVFNSAMLWTIGFIITFTVGGMTGVLLAVPGANFVLHNSLFLIAHFHNVIIGGVVFGCFAGMTYWFPKAFGFTLNETWGKRAFWFWIIGFFVAFMPLYGLGFMGMTRRLSQQIDPAFHPLLMVAAGGAALIACGIACQLIQIFVSVRDRDQNRDLTGDPWGGRTLEWSTSSPPPFYNFAIEPQVHSRDAFWELKEEGIAYKKPEKYAPIHMPRNTGAGVIIAGFSLVFGFAMIWDIWWLAIVCFLGMIATWIVHSFNDDVDYYVQVPEIERIENQHFEQISKAGVKYDN
- a CDS encoding cytochrome o ubiquinol oxidase subunit III — encoded protein: MTTDTLHHTHGQEAHAEHGHHDAGDTKVFGFWVYLMSDCILFASLFATYAVLVNGTADGPSGKDIFELPFVLVETFLLLFSSITYGFAMLAMNKGKVGTVNTWLGLTFLFGAGFIAMEIYEFHHLIAEGFGPDKSAFLSAFFTLVGTHGIHVTSGLIWIIVMMIQVGKKGLTARNRTRLMCLSLFWHFLDVVWICVFTVVYLMGAM
- a CDS encoding cytochrome o ubiquinol oxidase subunit IV, which translates into the protein MSHSPTTGHHSTDNNGASHGSAKSYMIGFILSVILTVIPFWMVMEGTASHQTILITVVAMAVIQIFVHLVYFLHMNTSSEERWNLIALAFTALIIAIVVVGSLWIMYNLNINMMVH
- the cyoE gene encoding heme o synthase; this translates as MMKQYLQVTKPGIIFGNLISVIGGFFLASKGSLDVPLFIATMVGVSLVVASGCVFNNYIDRDIDKIMERTKNRVLVKGLIAPKVTLTYATLLGLAGVALLYVAANPLAALLAVIGFIVYVGVYSLYMKRHSVYGTLIGSLSGAAPPVIGYCAVSNEFDAGALILLAIFSLWQMPHSYAIAIFRFKDYQAANIPVLPVVKGISVAKNHITLYIVAFMVATLMLSLGGYAGYKYLVVAAAVSVWWLGMALSGYKKAVDDRVWARKLFVFSIVTITCLSVMMSVDFQSPATESLLTMLR